In a single window of the Acidobacteriaceae bacterium genome:
- a CDS encoding oxidoreductase, whose amino-acid sequence MANARWTAAAMTPQAGKTVLITGANSGIGFQAARELARHGAHVLMGVRDRGKGEAARTRIVTEVPQAQVELVPLDMASLASIRGFAGEFTASGARLDVLVNNAGVMALPKREQTPDGFERQFGTNHLGHFALTGLLMPSLLAAPAPRVVTVASLAHRNGKMEWDNLQGEKSYTPWDAYNMSKLANILFARELDRRARETGTRLVSVAVHPGISVTSIAQYGTDFKSRFMKMFGSLMFQDDAKGALPTLYAAVVPEVQGGEYIGPGGFGEMGGYPKVVQPRPQALDEQAGGRLWAVSEELTGVVYPVLG is encoded by the coding sequence ATGGCGAATGCAAGGTGGACGGCCGCGGCGATGACGCCGCAGGCGGGCAAGACGGTCCTGATCACCGGGGCCAACAGTGGGATCGGCTTCCAGGCGGCGCGGGAGCTGGCCCGGCATGGAGCCCACGTGCTGATGGGCGTGCGGGACCGCGGCAAGGGTGAGGCCGCGCGCACGCGGATCGTTACTGAGGTGCCGCAGGCGCAGGTGGAGCTCGTGCCGCTCGACATGGCTTCGCTGGCCTCGATCCGCGGCTTCGCCGGAGAGTTCACGGCAAGTGGCGCCCGGCTGGATGTGCTGGTGAACAATGCCGGCGTTATGGCGCTGCCGAAGCGGGAGCAGACGCCCGATGGCTTTGAGCGACAATTCGGAACGAACCACCTGGGGCATTTTGCGCTGACCGGGCTGCTGATGCCGTCGCTGCTCGCGGCGCCAGCGCCGCGCGTGGTCACCGTGGCCTCGCTGGCGCACCGCAACGGCAAGATGGAGTGGGACAACCTGCAGGGCGAGAAGAGCTACACGCCGTGGGACGCGTACAACATGTCGAAGCTCGCGAATATTCTGTTCGCGCGGGAGCTCGATCGGCGCGCGCGTGAGACGGGCACCAGGCTGGTGAGCGTCGCGGTGCATCCCGGAATTTCGGTCACAAGCATTGCGCAGTACGGGACGGACTTTAAGAGCCGCTTCATGAAGATGTTTGGCAGCCTGATGTTTCAGGACGACGCGAAAGGCGCCCTGCCTACGCTGTACGCCGCGGTAGTGCCTGAGGTGCAGGGCGGCGAGTACATCGGACCGGGCGGCTTCGGTGAGATGGGCGGCTACCCGAAGGTGGTTCAGCCGAGACCCCAGGCCTTGGACGAGCAGGCGGGCGGCAGACTGTGGGCCGTCAGCGAGGAGCTGACCGGGGTGGTGTACCCGGTTCTGGGTTAG
- a CDS encoding tetratricopeptide repeat protein, producing MKFSARMIAGFALLLVLGSTVGCNKLRARDQLVKGIQAFKAGQYEQAIDHFQNSVALDPNDPTTRLYLATAYSYQVVPNLDTPDNLKIAQKAMAGFNDVLAKNPNDVDALKQIASIQRNIKQYDQAKATYEKILTINPKDAEAHYTIAWIDWNLAYKNAVQILGEQNLQDDGNGNVKMNKATCAKMKAANTDLVNEAMAQLQQAVDSRSNYDDAMQYLNLTYRRKADLDCPNDAARKADLAQADEWVQKAMGARKANEAEKEKKEGGGITMQNNQ from the coding sequence ATGAAATTTAGCGCACGAATGATTGCAGGTTTTGCGCTGCTACTTGTGCTCGGAAGCACCGTCGGTTGCAACAAGCTGCGCGCTCGTGACCAGCTGGTCAAAGGCATCCAGGCCTTCAAGGCCGGCCAGTATGAGCAGGCGATCGATCACTTTCAAAATTCCGTCGCCCTGGATCCGAACGATCCAACGACGCGGCTCTATCTGGCGACCGCTTACAGTTACCAGGTTGTGCCGAACCTCGATACCCCTGACAACCTGAAGATCGCTCAGAAGGCGATGGCCGGCTTCAATGACGTTCTGGCCAAGAACCCGAATGATGTCGACGCGCTGAAGCAGATCGCCTCCATTCAACGCAATATCAAGCAGTACGACCAGGCGAAGGCTACCTACGAGAAGATCCTCACGATCAATCCGAAGGATGCCGAAGCGCACTACACGATCGCCTGGATCGACTGGAACCTGGCCTACAAGAACGCTGTCCAGATCCTCGGCGAGCAGAACCTGCAGGATGACGGCAACGGCAACGTGAAGATGAACAAGGCCACCTGCGCGAAGATGAAGGCCGCCAACACCGACCTGGTGAACGAGGCGATGGCACAACTTCAGCAGGCCGTCGACAGCCGTTCGAACTACGACGATGCCATGCAGTATCTGAACCTCACCTACCGCCGCAAGGCCGACCTCGACTGCCCGAACGACGCCGCCCGTAAGGCCGACCTCGCGCAGGCAGACGAGTGGGTCCAAAAGGCCATGGGCGCCCGCAAGGCGAATGAAGCAGAAAAGGAAAAGAAAGAAGGCGGCGGCATCACCATGCAGAACAACCAGTAG
- the thpR gene encoding RNA 2',3'-cyclic phosphodiesterase encodes MRLFIGLAVSEGVRVALERLTLRLRAKDDGLRWSTPDQWHVTLVFLGEVDDERRARLLEDLARVRHPRLALQMERLGVFERAGILYAEVEVTPPLLRLYEEVAGAVRRVGLEVEDRPYRAHITLGRSRNRDGRKTIERLRRAVEQQRLRERWEAVEFLLYESQLSPGGSKYVVRARFALDS; translated from the coding sequence ATGCGATTGTTTATCGGGCTGGCGGTCAGCGAGGGCGTCCGAGTGGCTCTGGAGCGGCTCACGCTGCGCCTGCGGGCGAAGGATGATGGGCTGCGGTGGTCGACGCCTGACCAATGGCATGTGACGCTTGTGTTCCTGGGCGAGGTGGACGACGAGAGGCGCGCGCGGCTGCTTGAGGACCTTGCGCGTGTGCGGCACCCACGTCTCGCGCTGCAGATGGAACGGCTGGGCGTGTTTGAGCGCGCGGGAATCCTTTATGCGGAGGTGGAGGTCACGCCGCCGCTGCTGCGGCTGTATGAGGAGGTTGCGGGCGCGGTGCGGCGCGTTGGCCTGGAGGTCGAGGACCGGCCATACCGGGCGCACATTACGCTGGGGCGAAGCAGGAATCGCGATGGGCGGAAGACGATTGAGCGGTTGCGCCGTGCGGTTGAACAGCAACGGCTGCGGGAGCGTTGGGAGGCCGTGGAGTTTCTGCTGTATGAGAGCCAGCTCTCGCCGGGTGGGTCGAAGTATGTGGTCAGGGCGCGGTTTGCGCTGGACAGCTAA
- a CDS encoding biopolymer transporter ExbD — MSFSGSNSSQQAEINVTPLIDVLLVLLIIFMVIVPVMPRGLESRVPDQSKSPQRMQAPVSLRVLGDEAGNAGSKTRFEVDGMTVDGADLTAVLLAALSARAERAVYVSASSQVSYREVAMAVGAAKAAGATTVALGRL, encoded by the coding sequence ATGTCCTTCTCTGGTTCGAATTCTTCGCAGCAGGCTGAGATCAACGTAACGCCGCTAATTGATGTGCTTCTGGTGTTGCTGATCATCTTCATGGTTATCGTGCCGGTGATGCCGCGCGGGCTCGAGAGCCGCGTCCCGGACCAGTCAAAGTCTCCGCAGCGGATGCAGGCGCCGGTGAGCCTGCGTGTGCTCGGGGACGAGGCGGGTAACGCCGGAAGCAAAACCAGGTTCGAGGTTGATGGGATGACTGTCGACGGAGCGGATCTGACCGCGGTGCTGCTCGCGGCGCTAAGTGCTCGAGCGGAGCGGGCGGTTTATGTGAGCGCGAGCTCGCAGGTCAGCTATCGCGAGGTCGCGATGGCGGTAGGAGCGGCAAAGGCCGCGGGAGCGACGACCGTGGCGCTTGGCAGGCTGTGA